One stretch of Punica granatum isolate Tunisia-2019 chromosome 5, ASM765513v2, whole genome shotgun sequence DNA includes these proteins:
- the LOC116208677 gene encoding T-complex protein 1 subunit zeta 1, which yields MSLRVLNPNAEVLNKSAALHMNINAAKGLQDVLKTNLGPKGTIKMLVGGAGDIKLTKDGNTLLKEMQIQNPTAIMIARTAVAQDDISGDGTTSTVLFIGELMKQSDRYIDEGMHPRVLVDGFEIAKRATLQFLEKFKTPVVMGDEPDKEILKMVARTTLRTKLYEALADQLTDIVVNAVLCIRKPEEAIDLFMVEIMHMRHKFDVDTRLVEGLVLDHGSRHPDMKRRAENCYILTCNVSLEYEKSEINAGFFYSSAEQREAMVAAERRSVDERVRKIIELKNEVCSGNDNNFIVINQKGIDPPSLDLLARAGIIALRRAKRRNMERLVLACGGEAVNSVDDLTPDCLGWAGLVYEHVLGEEKYTFVENVKNPHSCTILIKGPNDHTIAQIKDAVRDGLRAVKNTIEDEAVVMGAGAFEVAARQYLINEVKKTVQGRAQLGVEAFADALLVIPKTLAENSGLDTQDVIISLTGEHDRGNVVGLNQHTGEPIDPQMEGIFDNYSVKRQIINSGPVIASQLLLVDEVIRAGRNMRKPT from the exons ATGTCTTTGCGTGTGCTGAATCCGAATGCTGAAGTTCTTAACAAATCGGCGGCCCTGCACATGAACATCAATGCCGCCAAGGGCCTGCAGGATGTGCTGAAGACCAACCTTGGCCCCAAGGGCACCATCAAGAT GCTTGTTGGCGGCGCTGGAGATATCAAGCTGACGAAGGACGGGAACACACTTCTGAAGGAAATG CAAATTCAAAACCCAACTGCAATCATGATTGCAAGGACTGCTGTTGCCCAAGATGACATAAGTGGTGATGGCACGACATCAACAGTCCTCTTTATCGGTGAACTCATGAAACAATCAGACCGCTACATTGATGAAG GGATGCATCCACGAGTCTTGGTTGATGGCTTTGAAATAGCAAAAAGAGCTACTCTGCAGTTTCTTGAAAAGTTCAAGACTCCTGTGGTAATGGGAGATGAACCTGATAAAGAAATTCTTAAAATGGTGGCCAGAACAACACTTAGAACCAAG CTATATGAGGCACTGGCTGATCAGTTGACAGACATAGTTGTCAATGCG GTGCTTTGCATACGGAAACCAGAGGAAGCTATTGACCTGTTTATGGTAGAGATCATGCACATGCGACATAAATTTGACGTGGACACTCGCTTG GTTGAGGGTCTTGTTCTTGACCATGGTTCTAGACATCCTGATATGAAGAGAAGAGCTGAGAACTGTTACATCTTGACATGTAATGTTTCTCTGGAGTATGAGAAAAG TGAAATAAATGCAGGCTTTTTCTACTCAAGTGCTGAGCAGAGAGAGGCGATGGTTGCAGCTGAAAGGCGTTCGGTTGACGAAAGAGTGAGAAAAATTATTGAACTGAAGAACGAG GTTTGTTCAGGCAATgacaataattttattgtgatTAATCAAAAGGGCATCGATCCACCTTCACTAGATCTTCTTGCAAGAGCAGGG ATAATTGCCCTTCGAAGAGCGAAAAGGAGAAACATGGAAAGGTTGGTGTTAGCTTGTGGTGGTGAAGCTGTCAATTCTGTTGACGATTTGACACCTGATTGCCTTGGGTGGGCTGGACTTGTATATGAGCATGTCCTTGGAGAAGAGAAGTACACGTTCGTGGAAAACGTGAAGAATCCACATTCTTGCACTATATTGATCAAAG GGCCAAATGATCATACAATTGCTCAAATAAAGGATGCTGTTCGTGATGGACTAAGAGCAGTAAAAAATACTATTGAAGATGAGGCAGTTGTAATG GGGGCTGGAGCCTTTGAGGTAGCAGCCAGACAATACTTGATCAATGAAGTGAAGAAAACTGTCCAAGGG CGCGCTCAGCTGGGTGTGGAAGCTTTTGCTGATGCTCTTCTGGTGATTCCTAAGACACTTGCCGAAAATTCTGGACTTGACACACAAGACGTGATTATTTCTCTCACG GGGGAACATGATAGAGGAAACGTAGTGGGATTAAACCAACATACCGGCGAGCCTATTGACCCTCAAATGGAAGGAATCTTTGACAATTATTCAGTGAAGCGCCAAATCATCAACTCCGG ACCTGTAATTGCATCCCAGCTGCTATTGGTTGATGAAGTGATTCGTGCTGGCCGTAACATGCGGAAACCCACATAA